The window TAAGTAAATTGTACACTTCACAACGGAGTCTAAAGACCCGCCGGAGGCCGTCAAAATTGCCTTTAAATTTTGCATCACCAGGTGCGTTTGGCTTTCAACATCACCCAGTTGAACCTCTCCGGTCGCCGGATCCAGAGCAATCTGGCCGGAGACAAAAAGCTGTTTATCTACTTGAATGGCCTGCGAGTAAGGGCCGATGGCCTGTGGCGCTTTTTCGGTTGAAATGACTTTCTTTGGCATGCGAAATTTCCTTTCTTGATTCTTTCTATATTTTGGTAAAGTGACAATCTCAGCCGTTAAATGTAACGAATTAAAATTCTTTTTTCAACAAATTTGCCAAAATGAATGCCAAAATTAAAGTCTCGGGCGAGAATTGCACACAACGGGTTACTATAAAAATTTCGCCACTCCGATTCTCTTGCATCTAATATAGGCTAAAATTTCAAATGGATGGCCCAGTATATCAGGGATTTTGATAATCGTCAGATTTCAAAGTCCCTATTTTTTTTAGGGGGACCATCCATTCTTAAATTGCACCCTTATTTTTTGAGAACATATGCACCTGAGGATTCAAATTTCTATTTGTCTGGTATTTTTGTTAGCCGGACTCTCGCCCGTCAAAG is drawn from candidate division KSB1 bacterium and contains these coding sequences:
- a CDS encoding RidA family protein, whose translation is MPKKVISTEKAPQAIGPYSQAIQVDKQLFVSGQIALDPATGEVQLGDVESQTHLVMQNLKAILTASGGSLDSVVKCTIYLKDLGNFAAVNEVYGSYFKTAPPARATVEVSGLPKDVDVEIDAIAFLE